From Daucus carota subsp. sativus chromosome 6, DH1 v3.0, whole genome shotgun sequence, the proteins below share one genomic window:
- the LOC135147216 gene encoding uncharacterized protein LOC135147216 translates to MSPDRSWITKRIKPGGYGFTDEYNEGVKYFLAFARSNSSKPNDPNLLINCPCNTCRNALYQLIPDVEFHLFATGFLESYTIWSFHGEASASRNEQMDDREDVFDEYEMFMDAIGGGAFGAENSSHEDPNEQASTFLDNVNKVGEPIYPGNLKYSQLKFVTKLLHWNRNKCSDKAFDELLLLLGDVFPDKHKLPLNYYAVKKMVKRLSLGYEKIHACENDCMLFYGGDKDLRNCKYCKLSRYKATTNAGNNTVPRKVLRHFKITDRLQRLYMSTRTAAHMKYHKNRIVTEGILTHPADGEEWKEFDKNLILSRF, encoded by the coding sequence ATGTCTCCGGATCGTAGTTGGATCACTAAGCGAATAAAACCCGGTGGATATGGTTTTACGGATGAATATAATGAGggggttaaatattttttggcatTTGCGCGAAGTAATTCTAGTAAGCCGAATGATCCGAATCTTTTGATTAATTGTCCTTGCAATACATGTCGGAATGCATTATACCAACTCATTCCCGATGTCGAGTTCCATTTATTTGCAACCGGTTTTCTTGAGAGTTATACTATATGGAGCTTTCACGGTGAAGCTAGTGCATCAAGAAATGAACAAATGGATGATCGGGAAGATGTGTTTGACGAGTATGAAATGTTTATGGATGCTATTGGTGGGGGTGCATTTGGAGCGGAAAATAGTAGCCACGAGGACCCGAATGAGCAAGCATCAACCTTCTTAGATAACGTGAATAAAGTTGGTGAGCCAATATACCCGGGCAATCTCAAATATTCTCAATTGAAGTTTGTTACGAAATTACTCCATTGGAATCGCAACAAATGTAGTGATAAAGCTTTTGATGAGTTGCTCCTTTTGCTTGGAGATGTGTTCCCGGATAAACATAAGCTTCCTCTCAACTATTATGCTGTTAAGAAGATGGTTAAACGGTTGAGTTTGGGATAtgaaaaaatacatgcatgcgagaatgattgtatgttgttctATGGCGGTGATAAAGATCTAAGAAATTGCAAGTATTGTAAATTGAGTCGATATAAAGCTACAACAAATGCTGGGAATAATACTGTTCCAAGAAAGGTTTTGAGACATTTCAAAATCACTGACCGTTTGCAGCGTTTGTACATGTCTACCCGCACGGCTGCACATATGAAGTATCACAAGAACAGAATTGTGACTGAAGGGATTCTCACTCATCCTGCAGATGGAGAAGAATGGAAAGAGTTCGATAAGAatttgatactctcaaggttttga